One genomic window of Planktothrix sp. FACHB-1365 includes the following:
- a CDS encoding BON domain-containing protein, which yields MTSSQDNLSSIDQQQGITSQQNSSDGVEGDPLASLINLLLDLNLSHESKSPPPPSRLPLYPEPFPTPPLTVDSVASEPEFPNSNPSIHPVPFQPSTLEDDGILRLLPLLEKPPSTAMDVDYSVSKIEENFPSIPSSIPSQNLEVSVELKSTEETPEIVSSNREQIEEDDPSDLLDLKALEPLLKAFNLDQPSLQRNPQNTELKVSNPSPIKKASNPDDPLEQLQELMFGSNLTDDLEELKNQLLGSELPEVRELVDRITQQLNRIEMQIYEPQKLIELLLPTIGQLLNLKVNESKEELIQAFIPIIDEVIRGKGQTDRMAMSAAIADLIPEAIKKQIRDSPKEIAQAIGPEIGAAIREQIKIDRNEIAEALAPTIGRTIKEQVSLERDSMVDALYPVIGSTISRYLGEAIKDINDKVNSALSMQGIKRKIQSKVQGVSEAELILKEVSNFIVQAVFLIHKGSGLVIAQMQQPDQQLEAEMIGGMLTAIRSFVNDCIVQTGEVSELNEIEYGDSKIIIEVAGYCYLAIVVKGEPPKEFIKKIRQTMTTLIVKYSQPIEEFEGDPDSIPDGIPCQLEALMRFGTDIKVYQKPTTLLMGGAVVLSLILISFGIYQYRQMNLRQLEATLTKKLGSEPELAIYPLSVQVQGKTLELEGKVPTARLKDKAKAIAQQTAPNFQIENRIIAVKIPPDPVKIAREVKQMTTLLNQISGISISADYQRSQVTLKGKVIKAEDIQKITQAFEKIEGVDSVVANLVVQPLPIPTRIYFKVNSAELILKDLLGKLVPLAQYLKRYPDLKLRIIGYSHQQENAGKNNQLAVKRAQTVQNILEDLGIDRRRLEAVGKTEYPGGVDENQEPWLSQTVLFEIIPLEVQEHKPLKP from the coding sequence ATGACCTCTTCTCAGGATAATTTAAGCTCTATTGATCAACAACAGGGGATAACCTCTCAACAGAATTCATCCGATGGAGTTGAGGGTGATCCCCTAGCATCGTTGATCAATTTATTACTCGATTTAAACCTGAGTCATGAGTCTAAATCTCCTCCTCCTCCCTCAAGATTACCCCTATATCCAGAACCATTCCCCACCCCCCCCTTAACGGTTGATTCTGTAGCCTCTGAGCCTGAGTTTCCTAACTCAAATCCATCGATTCATCCTGTGCCTTTTCAACCTTCAACGCTAGAAGATGATGGGATTTTGCGACTCCTGCCCTTATTGGAAAAACCTCCTTCTACGGCGATGGACGTTGACTATTCCGTAAGCAAAATAGAAGAGAATTTCCCTTCAATTCCTTCCTCGATACCCTCTCAAAATTTAGAAGTTTCTGTTGAGCTAAAATCAACCGAGGAAACTCCTGAAATTGTGTCATCTAATCGGGAGCAAATTGAAGAGGATGATCCCTCTGATCTTTTGGATTTAAAAGCTCTTGAACCTTTATTAAAAGCCTTTAATTTAGATCAACCTTCGCTTCAACGTAATCCCCAAAATACGGAATTAAAAGTATCTAATCCCTCACCCATCAAAAAAGCTTCTAATCCTGATGATCCCTTAGAGCAATTACAAGAGTTAATGTTTGGCTCTAACTTAACGGATGATTTAGAAGAGTTGAAAAATCAATTATTAGGATCGGAATTGCCAGAAGTGCGAGAACTGGTAGACCGGATTACACAGCAACTCAATCGCATTGAAATGCAAATTTATGAACCTCAAAAATTAATTGAACTGTTGCTTCCCACCATTGGTCAACTCTTAAATTTAAAAGTTAATGAATCTAAAGAGGAGCTTATTCAAGCTTTTATTCCGATTATTGATGAAGTGATTCGAGGAAAAGGTCAAACGGATCGAATGGCGATGAGTGCTGCTATTGCGGATTTAATTCCTGAAGCCATTAAAAAACAAATTCGGGATTCTCCTAAAGAAATTGCTCAAGCCATTGGGCCAGAAATTGGGGCTGCGATTCGAGAACAAATTAAAATTGATCGCAATGAAATTGCCGAAGCTTTAGCACCTACCATTGGACGCACGATTAAAGAACAAGTTAGTTTAGAACGAGATTCAATGGTGGATGCGTTGTATCCGGTGATTGGGAGTACGATTAGCCGCTATTTAGGGGAAGCCATTAAAGATATTAATGACAAAGTGAATAGTGCTTTGAGTATGCAAGGAATCAAACGGAAAATTCAATCAAAAGTTCAAGGGGTATCGGAAGCAGAACTGATTTTAAAGGAAGTGAGTAATTTTATCGTGCAAGCGGTATTTTTAATTCACAAAGGCTCTGGTTTAGTCATTGCTCAAATGCAACAACCCGATCAACAACTTGAAGCCGAAATGATCGGTGGAATGTTAACGGCAATTCGCAGTTTTGTGAATGATTGCATTGTGCAAACGGGTGAAGTTTCAGAACTGAATGAAATTGAGTATGGGGATTCTAAAATTATTATCGAAGTCGCTGGATATTGTTATTTAGCAATTGTAGTAAAAGGAGAACCCCCCAAAGAATTTATTAAAAAAATCCGCCAAACGATGACGACTTTAATTGTCAAATATAGTCAGCCGATTGAAGAGTTTGAAGGCGATCCCGACTCAATTCCTGATGGAATTCCGTGCCAGCTTGAAGCTTTAATGCGGTTTGGAACTGATATAAAAGTTTATCAAAAGCCAACCACTCTTTTAATGGGCGGCGCAGTGGTACTAAGTTTGATTTTAATTTCTTTTGGAATTTATCAATACCGCCAGATGAATTTGCGCCAATTAGAAGCTACATTAACGAAAAAATTAGGATCAGAACCTGAGTTGGCGATTTATCCTTTATCTGTTCAAGTGCAGGGAAAAACACTAGAATTAGAAGGGAAAGTTCCAACGGCTAGATTGAAAGATAAAGCGAAAGCGATCGCTCAACAAACGGCTCCTAATTTTCAAATTGAAAATCGAATTATTGCGGTTAAAATTCCTCCCGATCCGGTTAAAATTGCCAGGGAAGTTAAGCAAATGACAACGCTGCTCAATCAAATCAGTGGGATTTCTATTTCGGCTGATTATCAAAGATCTCAAGTTACTTTGAAAGGAAAAGTAATTAAAGCTGAAGATATCCAGAAAATCACCCAAGCATTTGAGAAAATTGAGGGGGTGGATTCTGTGGTTGCCAATCTGGTTGTACAACCTCTTCCGATTCCGACTCGGATTTATTTTAAGGTTAATTCGGCGGAATTAATCTTGAAGGATTTACTCGGTAAACTTGTCCCTCTGGCTCAATATTTAAAGCGATACCCCGATCTCAAATTACGAATTATTGGTTATAGTCATCAACAGGAAAACGCGGGTAAAAATAATCAGTTAGCCGTAAAACGGGCACAAACCGTTCAAAATATTTTGGAGGATTTAGGGATTGATCGACGACGGCTGGAAGCGGTCGGAAAAACCGAATATCCTGGGGGAGTAGATGAGAATCAGGAGCCTTGGTTGAGTCAAACCGTTTTGTTTGAGATAATACCTTTAGAAGTTCAAGAGCATAAACCTTTAAAACCATGA
- a CDS encoding MGMT family protein, whose product MSKYEQIYAIVSQIPRGKVATYGQIAELANLGQQARLVGYALYKIPLETSDIPWHRVINAKGEISHSLWRKGTDYLQRSLLEAEGIQFNAQNKINLSKYLWRPQIWDI is encoded by the coding sequence ATGTCAAAATATGAGCAAATCTATGCCATTGTCTCTCAAATTCCTAGGGGAAAAGTTGCGACCTATGGACAGATTGCAGAACTCGCTAACTTAGGTCAGCAGGCGCGTTTAGTCGGTTATGCTTTGTACAAAATTCCTTTAGAAACTTCCGATATTCCTTGGCATCGAGTTATTAATGCAAAAGGAGAAATTTCCCATTCCTTGTGGCGTAAAGGTACAGATTATCTTCAGCGATCGCTTTTAGAAGCAGAAGGAATTCAATTTAACGCTCAAAATAAAATTAATCTTTCTAAGTATCTTTGGAGGCCTCAAATCTGGGACATCTAA
- a CDS encoding diguanylate cyclase domain-containing protein: MNTLLKKILAPKNIEYLTINSELRIVELSWGVARFADCPEQVRSGEDVCDAFPELIGLEETFKKIINHQINQFEIKGICRGLKEEEIIYFDIYVLNNPENPLNHEELLIVLEDTTEWVLKEQKITQVAKEYGLALSALDKTKTYLNQIINSMTDLLIVTDHQGIIKIINKATIILFKYSQEELIQHSIFKLFENEKITHNFKESEFLASFHLLNPIEILCKAKTGTSFPISFSCSSLNFDISENQEFVWIGRDMTEQKRVEFQFRQQGERDRLLKTITQRIHQSLSLQETLQTIVGEIRHFLQVDRVLIYRFFTPTEGRIIAETVINSSIPPLNPSILTPDFNFLLLSYFNSGKIDAIEDVYLIPINFPYLYSLLQLKVKASLVVPILIYDSSQESNSTNQVWGLLMAHQCYQPRHWEVWEINLLEELATQIAIALQQAELYEQLQIAYQGLQQLVIQDGLTGLANRRHFDRVLYQEWNRLRREGSPLSLLLLDIDYFKQYNDSYGHLAGDFCLQEVAQVLQNIVQRSSDLVARYGGEEFAVILPNTQTSEAVEVAERIREQVEALQIPHRESEVSNYVTMSIGVATLIPIEHLTPQIVIHTADQALYQAKQNGRNSICIASP, translated from the coding sequence ATGAACACACTGTTAAAAAAAATCTTAGCACCTAAAAACATTGAATATTTGACCATTAATTCAGAGCTTAGGATTGTCGAATTATCTTGGGGTGTCGCCAGATTTGCAGATTGTCCAGAGCAAGTGCGATCTGGAGAAGATGTCTGTGATGCTTTTCCTGAGTTAATTGGATTAGAAGAAACCTTTAAAAAAATTATTAATCATCAAATTAATCAATTTGAAATCAAAGGAATCTGCCGGGGTTTAAAGGAAGAAGAAATTATCTATTTTGATATTTATGTTTTAAATAATCCTGAAAATCCTCTCAATCATGAAGAGTTATTAATTGTCTTGGAAGATACAACAGAATGGGTTTTAAAAGAACAAAAAATTACTCAAGTTGCGAAAGAATATGGATTGGCTTTAAGTGCTTTAGATAAAACTAAAACCTATCTAAATCAAATCATTAATTCTATGACTGATTTGTTGATTGTAACAGATCATCAGGGAATTATTAAAATAATTAATAAAGCCACCATTATTTTATTTAAATATTCCCAAGAAGAATTAATTCAACACTCTATTTTTAAATTATTTGAAAACGAAAAAATTACCCATAATTTTAAAGAATCCGAATTCTTAGCTTCTTTTCATTTATTAAATCCGATAGAAATTCTCTGTAAAGCTAAAACTGGAACGTCTTTTCCGATCTCATTTTCCTGTTCCTCCCTGAATTTTGATATTTCTGAAAATCAAGAATTTGTTTGGATCGGTCGAGATATGACGGAACAGAAACGGGTGGAATTTCAGTTCCGTCAACAAGGAGAACGCGATCGGCTTTTAAAAACGATTACCCAACGCATTCATCAATCTTTAAGCTTACAAGAAACCTTACAAACCATCGTCGGAGAAATTCGTCATTTTTTACAGGTTGATCGAGTTTTAATTTATCGATTTTTCACCCCAACAGAAGGACGAATAATCGCTGAAACCGTCATCAATTCTTCTATCCCACCTCTAAATCCGTCTATTTTAACCCCAGATTTTAATTTTCTTTTATTATCTTATTTTAATTCGGGAAAAATCGATGCCATTGAGGATGTTTACTTAATTCCTATTAATTTTCCCTATCTCTATTCTTTACTTCAATTAAAAGTTAAAGCGAGTTTAGTTGTACCCATTCTGATTTATGACTCCTCTCAAGAGTCTAATTCCACCAATCAAGTTTGGGGATTATTAATGGCCCATCAATGCTATCAACCTCGCCATTGGGAAGTGTGGGAAATTAACTTATTAGAGGAATTAGCAACCCAAATTGCTATTGCGTTGCAACAAGCCGAACTTTATGAACAATTACAAATTGCTTATCAAGGATTACAACAGTTAGTAATTCAAGATGGATTAACAGGTCTAGCCAATCGTCGTCATTTTGATCGGGTACTTTATCAAGAATGGAATCGATTGAGACGAGAAGGATCACCTTTATCGTTGCTTTTACTCGATATTGATTATTTTAAACAATACAATGATAGCTATGGACATTTAGCGGGGGATTTTTGTTTACAGGAAGTCGCTCAAGTTTTACAGAATATTGTTCAACGAAGTAGCGATTTAGTGGCTCGTTATGGAGGGGAGGAATTTGCTGTAATTTTACCGAATACCCAGACTTCAGAAGCCGTTGAGGTTGCAGAAAGAATTCGGGAACAGGTGGAAGCCTTGCAAATTCCCCATCGGGAATCCGAGGTCAGTAATTATGTCACAATGAGTATTGGAGTGGCGACTTTAATTCCTATCGAACATTTAACCCCTCAAATTGTCATTCACACGGCTGATCAAGCTTTGTATCAAGCTAAACAAAATGGCCGAAATTCCATTTGTATAGCCTCTCCCTAA
- a CDS encoding Rab family GTPase has product MISKKICLVGDFGVGKTSLIRRFVDRQFSDQYLSTVGVKISRKAVDLAVLNPEKTGTVQLLIWDIEGHTKFKAIAPSYLQGASGTVIVADVTRQETVERLSEHIDLFLSVNPKGFMVIAFNKMDLVDSTELERIVKLAPDFKQCGQILATYQTSAKTGDHVDTIFHQLSQKFLS; this is encoded by the coding sequence ATGATTTCTAAAAAAATTTGCTTAGTCGGTGATTTTGGAGTTGGAAAAACCAGTTTGATTCGGAGATTTGTGGATCGTCAATTTAGTGATCAATATTTGTCTACGGTGGGAGTTAAAATTTCTCGCAAAGCTGTTGATCTCGCAGTCCTGAATCCTGAAAAAACGGGAACTGTGCAATTGTTAATTTGGGATATTGAAGGCCATACTAAATTTAAAGCGATCGCCCCCAGTTATTTACAAGGAGCAAGCGGTACGGTCATTGTTGCAGATGTGACCCGTCAGGAAACGGTAGAACGGCTCTCGGAACATATTGACTTATTTTTATCAGTCAATCCGAAAGGATTTATGGTCATTGCGTTTAATAAAATGGATTTGGTTGACTCAACTGAACTGGAACGAATTGTTAAACTCGCTCCTGATTTTAAGCAATGTGGACAAATTTTAGCCACCTATCAAACCTCCGCCAAAACCGGGGATCATGTTGATACGATTTTCCACCAACTTTCTCAAAAATTTCTATCTTGA